One Armatimonadota bacterium genomic window carries:
- the recO gene encoding DNA repair protein RecO, translating into METTVEAIVLRRRDSGESDRRLTIFSRELGKIDVVAKGARKPTSRLRGVSEPLNVGIFTYADGKKQRFVTSAQPRSAFPGLRLDFDRLNLGLSWGEILGQILPYEDPFEEAFELCLDTLGHLESSPSPMAALAWGEVKLLELSGFLPSFNRCVVTGSRILESYGFFSPSSGGYVVSEHAAGLTDRYQVRAEVLYGLAALVDLDRPPTNLKFCFECLVALQSFWEYVCEVPLPARQHLLASLRTES; encoded by the coding sequence ATGGAAACGACAGTCGAAGCCATCGTGCTCCGACGACGAGACAGTGGTGAGTCGGATCGGCGACTCACCATCTTCTCTCGGGAGTTGGGAAAAATCGACGTCGTTGCCAAGGGCGCTCGGAAGCCAACTTCACGCCTGCGCGGCGTTTCTGAGCCGTTGAACGTCGGAATCTTCACGTATGCCGACGGTAAGAAGCAACGCTTTGTGACCTCGGCTCAGCCTCGGAGCGCTTTTCCGGGCTTACGGCTGGACTTTGACCGGCTGAACCTCGGCCTCAGCTGGGGGGAGATACTCGGACAGATATTGCCCTACGAAGACCCGTTTGAGGAGGCGTTCGAACTTTGCTTGGATACGCTGGGCCACCTCGAGTCGTCGCCTTCGCCGATGGCGGCTCTCGCTTGGGGCGAAGTGAAGCTATTGGAACTCAGCGGCTTCTTGCCGTCGTTTAACCGATGTGTCGTCACCGGGAGCCGAATTTTGGAGTCCTACGGGTTCTTTTCTCCGTCTTCGGGAGGATACGTGGTGAGCGAGCATGCGGCGGGCCTCACCGACCGGTACCAGGTGCGGGCAGAAGTGCTGTACGGACTCGCCGCATTGGTCGATCTCGACCGTCCGCCGACTAACTTAAAGTTTTGCTTTGAATGCCTCGTTGCCTTACAATCGTTTTGGGAATACGTTTGCGAGGTGCCCCTTCCGGCGCGCCAACACCTACTTGCTTCCCTGCGAACCGAATCTTAA
- a CDS encoding helix-turn-helix domain-containing protein, protein MMDPDSGSELILAKFPRAGVPRDMHLRPLSIPFGSDTGWQSQGGATDKHPCRGLPSSLTIAVPKDRFVTKIHFLGVFALFSNGDPKGGRGAVIQFFKGSTAVHTIELIRNRHYRDAHESELLENFFGDGSSIETVGCVFLDSTRVRLDILTVEAPPEISFDQIVFKDLGLASSFVIYDVAFECPRANKCPFHSSSHGIPLSELGAIVRLRDRVRFQKAMQQVHAAFEKSADLDEVRSEALTFLAIVTAGMLEAGGSRSLHKIQLEAARGFDKCQSVEEIEAMSTEMIHRIVGDWLNTDEVQPRIVEKALSVVDRHFAANISDDVVANQVGLSTSHFRYLFKQAVGKPFHQYLIATRLEKAKVMLESGQGSVSEIANAVGFSGLASFSRAFTQRFGTSPSEFKKVRGL, encoded by the coding sequence ATGATGGATCCCGACAGCGGTTCGGAACTGATACTGGCTAAATTCCCTCGGGCTGGAGTCCCGAGGGATATGCATCTTCGACCTCTTTCGATCCCGTTTGGTAGCGATACCGGCTGGCAGAGCCAGGGAGGGGCGACCGACAAGCACCCTTGCCGCGGACTTCCGTCGTCGCTGACGATCGCGGTCCCAAAGGATCGATTCGTTACCAAGATTCACTTTCTTGGGGTCTTCGCTCTTTTCTCGAACGGCGACCCTAAAGGCGGTCGGGGCGCCGTCATCCAGTTTTTCAAAGGCAGCACGGCTGTCCATACGATCGAGTTGATCCGCAACCGACATTATCGTGACGCTCACGAATCCGAGCTACTGGAGAACTTTTTTGGGGACGGAAGTTCGATTGAGACGGTGGGATGTGTGTTTTTGGACTCTACGCGGGTGAGGCTGGATATTTTGACCGTCGAAGCTCCGCCGGAAATTTCGTTCGACCAGATCGTGTTTAAGGACCTTGGGTTGGCGTCGTCGTTCGTCATTTACGACGTCGCGTTCGAGTGTCCGAGAGCCAATAAGTGCCCGTTCCATTCCTCCAGCCACGGCATTCCCTTGTCTGAGCTTGGTGCCATCGTGCGATTGCGTGATCGAGTGCGGTTTCAGAAGGCGATGCAGCAGGTGCATGCGGCTTTCGAGAAGTCGGCGGACTTGGATGAAGTGCGGAGCGAGGCGTTGACGTTTTTAGCCATCGTGACGGCGGGAATGCTGGAGGCCGGCGGGTCCAGGTCGCTCCACAAGATTCAATTGGAAGCCGCCCGAGGATTTGACAAGTGCCAGTCGGTCGAGGAGATCGAAGCAATGTCAACCGAAATGATCCACCGGATCGTCGGCGATTGGTTGAACACGGACGAGGTTCAGCCGAGGATTGTGGAGAAGGCGCTGTCGGTGGTGGATCGTCACTTCGCAGCGAATATCTCGGACGACGTGGTGGCTAACCAGGTTGGCCTCAGCACTTCGCACTTCCGCTATCTGTTTAAGCAGGCGGTGGGCAAGCCGTTCCATCAATACCTGATCGCGACGCGTTTGGAGAAGGCGAAGGTGATGCTCGAGAGTGGGCAGGGAAGCGTCTCCGAGATTGCTAACGCCGTTGGGTTTTCCGGCCTGGCTAGCTTTAGCCGGGCGTTTACGCAACGCTTTGGCACCAGCCCGTCAGAGTTCAAAAAGGTCCGCGGTCTATGA
- a CDS encoding ATP-binding cassette domain-containing protein produces MIEVKDLSHSFGKTQVLKDISLFVAEGEILGVMGSSGGGKTTLLRCISGLINPTQGKITVDGVDVKANPEEARLRMGMVFQGAALFDYLNVEQNVLFGVRRHLRLSKTEEASLLKDTLNRVGLVGSENLEPSELSGGMRKRVGMARAIALNPKVLLYDEPTTGLDPITTYQIDELVAELRQTLGMTSVLVSHDLISVQRTVDRVAFLHKGEIVFLGTPEEFLESDHPAIREVVEKSQAKTLTKF; encoded by the coding sequence ATGATCGAAGTCAAGGACCTGTCGCACTCGTTCGGTAAGACTCAGGTCCTGAAGGACATCTCGCTGTTTGTTGCCGAGGGCGAAATCCTCGGTGTGATGGGAAGTAGCGGCGGCGGCAAGACGACGCTCTTGCGATGCATTTCTGGGCTGATCAATCCCACTCAAGGGAAGATCACGGTGGATGGCGTCGACGTAAAGGCGAATCCCGAAGAAGCCCGGTTGCGGATGGGCATGGTCTTTCAGGGTGCGGCGCTGTTCGACTACCTTAACGTCGAGCAGAATGTGTTGTTCGGAGTTCGACGTCATTTGCGGCTTTCGAAGACCGAAGAAGCTAGCTTGCTCAAAGACACGCTGAATCGTGTTGGCCTTGTGGGAAGCGAGAACCTGGAGCCGTCCGAGCTGAGCGGAGGGATGCGCAAGCGAGTAGGTATGGCGCGGGCCATCGCGCTCAATCCCAAGGTCCTGCTGTACGACGAGCCGACGACCGGCCTCGACCCGATTACGACTTATCAGATCGACGAACTCGTCGCCGAACTTCGGCAGACGCTCGGCATGACCAGTGTCCTCGTCAGCCACGACCTTATCAGTGTCCAGCGGACCGTCGATCGAGTTGCGTTCCTGCACAAGGGCGAAATCGTCTTCTTGGGCACCCCAGAAGAGTTCCTTGAATCCGATCATCCGGCCATTCGCGAAGTAGTCGAAAAGTCCCAAGCAAAAACCCTCACCAAATTCTAG
- a CDS encoding GNAT family N-acetyltransferase yields MTTTLTIRLATRADEPGIQHVIRTVYEEYGWPWDPEDYHKDLYDIQTYYFDHGGQFWVAELDGKVVGTAALEVFSAFPNGDATVMVDGFVRGAGCDCSIERLYVLAETRGKGVGSGLWRTVIDAAKARWCKRMEIWSDKRLEEAHRLYEKTGAQRIGERLCHDPDQSPEWGMVLNL; encoded by the coding sequence GTGACGACCACACTCACGATCCGCCTTGCTACCCGCGCCGACGAGCCCGGAATTCAGCACGTGATTCGCACCGTTTACGAGGAGTACGGGTGGCCGTGGGACCCCGAGGACTATCACAAGGACCTCTACGACATCCAAACCTACTACTTTGACCACGGTGGTCAGTTCTGGGTGGCGGAACTCGATGGTAAGGTCGTCGGCACGGCAGCCCTGGAGGTCTTCTCTGCCTTTCCCAATGGCGATGCGACCGTTATGGTAGACGGCTTTGTGCGCGGCGCTGGGTGCGACTGCTCGATCGAGAGGCTCTACGTCCTCGCCGAAACGCGCGGTAAAGGCGTTGGCTCGGGGCTCTGGCGCACGGTCATCGACGCAGCTAAGGCTAGATGGTGCAAGCGCATGGAAATCTGGTCGGATAAGCGCCTAGAAGAAGCCCATCGATTGTATGAAAAGACCGGTGCCCAAAGAATTGGTGAGCGACTGTGCCACGATCCAGATCAAAGCCCAGAATGGGGCATGGTCTTGAACCTATAG
- a CDS encoding GNAT family N-acetyltransferase produces MDSPIRLATEADADAINDVYNYYVHHSTCTFHLEPVTREERVEWLNGHSEKHPVLVYEVDNKVVGWASLSVHRPRPAYGNTVETSVYIDHRFHGRGIGKALLAELIRLAKEHGHHTMLGGMEASQIASIRLHESFGFEKVAHYREIGYKFGQWLDTVFYQLML; encoded by the coding sequence GTGGATTCTCCGATTCGCCTGGCAACCGAGGCCGACGCCGATGCCATCAACGATGTGTACAACTATTACGTGCACCATTCAACCTGCACGTTCCACCTCGAACCGGTGACCCGAGAAGAACGCGTTGAGTGGTTGAACGGCCATTCGGAGAAGCATCCCGTGCTCGTCTACGAAGTCGATAACAAGGTAGTCGGTTGGGCTTCCCTATCCGTCCACCGCCCTCGCCCGGCGTACGGTAACACCGTCGAAACGTCGGTCTACATCGACCATCGCTTTCATGGACGCGGGATTGGCAAAGCTCTTTTGGCCGAGCTTATTCGCCTGGCCAAGGAGCATGGCCACCACACAATGCTCGGCGGCATGGAAGCGTCCCAAATCGCCAGCATCCGGCTCCACGAGTCATTTGGATTCGAGAAGGTCGCCCACTACCGAGAAATCGGCTACAAATTTGGCCAGTGGCTGGACACGGTGTTCTACCAGCTCATGCTGTAG
- a CDS encoding DUF45 domain-containing protein, with translation MINHWLSPAELRWTARNWATKMGLEVSGIRILPLKKKWGSMSRRGWMTLNSELLDLPKELGEYVIVHELVHQLAPNHGRIFKAFLKSYMPDWEERHALLQSHSFTAKETASSA, from the coding sequence ATGATAAATCATTGGCTGAGCCCAGCAGAACTTCGGTGGACCGCTCGTAATTGGGCGACAAAGATGGGTTTAGAAGTATCGGGCATTAGAATACTGCCCCTGAAGAAGAAATGGGGATCAATGAGCAGACGAGGATGGATGACCTTGAATTCGGAGCTTCTAGATTTACCTAAGGAGCTTGGCGAGTATGTGATTGTTCATGAGCTCGTTCATCAGCTTGCCCCTAACCATGGTCGAATATTCAAGGCATTTCTCAAAAGCTATATGCCAGATTGGGAGGAAAGACACGCGCTCCTGCAATCGCATTCATTCACCGCTAAAGAAACTGCATCCAGTGCTTAG
- a CDS encoding HsdR family type I site-specific deoxyribonuclease — protein sequence MSELSAVQMPLWNYADEVGWEKIGPEDAIALRGDVSGLFFTETLIERLIAFNATFMTRELAFEVLRRLRLAHPSIQGNRELLRWMRGEMSIFVPAESRERNVRVIDFENVATNRFHSTIEWRHKATVYTNRADVVFLINGIPVAIAEAKNAGKPDGLGEGIEQLRRYHRETPEMLVAPQVFEVTQLLDFYYGATWATSRKNVFNWKDEQDGNFEIKVKAFFDPTRFLRVLRDYIVFLEKDDQVSKLILRQHQTRAVEKVVERVREPHKQRGLVWHTQGSGKTLTMITIAARLLRETGKEKPTVIMLVDRNELESQLFSNVSAYGIGSFQVTQSKDHLRRLLKEDFRGLIVTMIHKFDDIPADINTREAIIVLADEAHRSTGGDLGNYLFAALPNATLIGFTGTPIDRLSRGKGTFKIFGIDDERGYLDKYNIAESIRDGTTLPLHYALSPSELLVDRETLEKQFLSLTEAEGVADVEELNALLDKAVELKELMKSPERVEAVAAYVANHFTTNVQPMGFKAFLVAVDREACAFYKKALDKHLPPEASAVVMSAGHNDPEHLKEFHLLEDQEKAIRKSFIAKSGDPQILIVTEKLLTGFDAPILYCLYLDKPMRDHVLLQTIARVNRPYEDADGLVKPLGFVLDFVGIFEKLERALSFDSDVVASVIQNLDVLRQRFEKLMDEDASGYLGHTKGWTDKDKERAIAAFEDKESRVQFFEFYKELQTLYDILSPDAFLRPYIVSFQALTALYALIREAYSPRIYVDRELTDKTKRLVRETTSLYKIEEPTKVHTLGADQLLALRRGDTSDISKVLNLNKLIVQAADLDGDSKPFLISIAERAESARQALEDRKITTQQALVEFEQLAEDYVRADEERQELGLTENAYGVFIVVRQYTDGITPEQAKQIDDVVERHPEFGWDLDQQRSLRNELYKLVRPWVGSKMVELVNKIMGLVRL from the coding sequence ATGAGTGAGCTCTCTGCCGTCCAAATGCCCCTGTGGAATTATGCCGACGAAGTTGGCTGGGAGAAGATCGGCCCCGAAGATGCGATCGCTCTGAGAGGCGACGTGTCCGGACTTTTCTTTACGGAGACTCTGATCGAGCGACTGATTGCTTTCAACGCGACCTTTATGACACGAGAGCTGGCTTTTGAGGTGTTACGAAGGTTACGGCTCGCACATCCAAGTATCCAGGGGAACAGAGAGCTGTTGCGTTGGATGCGCGGCGAAATGAGCATCTTCGTGCCCGCTGAGAGCCGAGAGCGAAACGTCCGGGTTATCGACTTCGAGAACGTTGCGACCAACCGATTCCATTCCACGATCGAATGGCGACATAAGGCGACGGTGTACACCAATCGCGCTGATGTGGTGTTCCTCATCAACGGCATCCCGGTTGCGATTGCAGAGGCAAAGAACGCCGGGAAGCCCGATGGTCTTGGCGAAGGAATTGAGCAGCTCAGAAGATATCATCGCGAAACGCCCGAGATGCTTGTCGCCCCTCAAGTGTTTGAAGTCACACAACTTCTCGATTTCTATTACGGTGCCACATGGGCGACAAGCCGGAAAAACGTCTTTAACTGGAAGGATGAGCAAGACGGCAACTTCGAGATCAAAGTTAAGGCATTCTTTGATCCGACTCGATTCCTCAGAGTATTGCGCGACTATATCGTCTTTCTCGAAAAGGACGACCAGGTCAGCAAGCTGATATTAAGACAACATCAAACTCGTGCAGTCGAGAAAGTCGTTGAGCGAGTACGCGAACCACACAAGCAACGCGGTTTGGTTTGGCACACGCAAGGGTCAGGGAAGACCCTCACGATGATCACGATCGCGGCTCGGTTGCTGCGTGAGACCGGAAAGGAGAAGCCGACCGTGATCATGTTGGTCGACCGGAACGAGCTTGAATCTCAGCTCTTTTCGAATGTGAGTGCTTATGGAATTGGGTCATTCCAAGTCACGCAAAGCAAGGATCACTTGCGACGTCTCTTGAAGGAGGACTTCCGCGGTCTGATCGTGACAATGATCCACAAGTTCGACGACATACCCGCGGACATCAACACTCGAGAAGCGATTATAGTATTGGCTGACGAAGCACATCGCTCAACAGGTGGAGATTTAGGAAACTATCTCTTCGCGGCTTTGCCTAATGCAACGTTAATAGGTTTCACTGGCACTCCCATTGATCGATTGAGTAGAGGGAAAGGCACATTCAAGATATTCGGTATCGATGACGAACGTGGATACCTGGATAAGTACAATATCGCCGAATCGATTAGAGACGGCACGACTCTTCCGCTCCACTATGCCCTTTCCCCTTCGGAACTCCTGGTTGATAGGGAAACTCTCGAAAAGCAGTTCCTTTCATTGACCGAGGCTGAGGGGGTGGCAGACGTCGAGGAGCTCAACGCTCTTCTCGATAAAGCTGTTGAGCTCAAGGAACTCATGAAGTCCCCTGAGCGCGTCGAGGCTGTCGCAGCCTATGTGGCTAACCACTTCACAACCAACGTTCAGCCAATGGGTTTCAAGGCGTTCTTGGTAGCCGTGGACCGCGAAGCATGTGCTTTCTACAAGAAGGCACTTGACAAGCATCTACCACCGGAGGCATCGGCTGTGGTCATGTCCGCCGGGCATAACGATCCGGAACATCTGAAGGAATTCCACCTTCTTGAAGATCAAGAGAAGGCAATCCGGAAGTCGTTCATCGCCAAGTCGGGTGATCCTCAGATTCTTATTGTTACTGAAAAACTGCTCACCGGGTTTGACGCTCCGATTCTGTACTGTCTTTACCTTGATAAGCCAATGCGTGATCACGTGCTGTTGCAGACGATTGCGAGAGTTAATCGGCCCTACGAAGATGCTGACGGTTTGGTTAAACCTCTAGGATTTGTTCTTGATTTCGTGGGCATCTTCGAGAAACTCGAACGCGCATTGTCGTTCGATTCTGATGTGGTCGCTTCGGTCATTCAGAACCTTGATGTTTTGAGGCAGAGGTTCGAGAAGTTAATGGATGAGGACGCTTCTGGCTATCTTGGCCACACCAAAGGTTGGACTGACAAAGATAAGGAACGAGCGATAGCAGCCTTCGAAGATAAAGAATCGAGGGTCCAATTTTTCGAGTTTTACAAGGAGCTGCAAACACTGTACGATATCCTCTCTCCCGACGCATTCCTCCGGCCATACATTGTCAGTTTCCAAGCTCTCACTGCACTTTACGCTTTGATTCGAGAAGCATATTCGCCGAGGATCTACGTTGATCGAGAATTGACCGACAAAACGAAACGCCTGGTCCGAGAAACGACATCACTGTATAAAATTGAAGAGCCAACCAAAGTTCATACGCTAGGGGCTGATCAGCTATTGGCCCTGCGACGGGGAGATACTTCCGACATATCGAAAGTATTGAATCTGAATAAGTTGATCGTTCAGGCAGCAGATCTAGATGGAGATAGCAAGCCCTTCCTCATTTCGATTGCTGAGCGTGCAGAGTCTGCCCGGCAAGCCCTTGAAGATCGTAAGATCACGACTCAGCAAGCCCTAGTCGAATTTGAGCAACTGGCCGAAGATTATGTCAGGGCTGATGAGGAACGACAAGAGCTCGGACTAACAGAAAACGCGTACGGCGTTTTTATAGTGGTGCGCCAATACACAGATGGCATAACTCCAGAACAGGCCAAGCAAATCGACGACGTTGTTGAACGACATCCTGAGTTTGGTTGGGACCTGGATCAGCAACGGAGCCTTCGCAACGAGCTTTACAAGTTAGTACGGCCATGGGTCGGATCAAAGATGGTCGAGCTGGTCAACAAGATCATGGGATTGGTGCGGTTGTGA